One genomic region from Bartonella australis AUST/NH1 encodes:
- a CDS encoding nitroreductase: MTNSTADIFQSVLSRKSIRAFTDRPVEQETIEKILKFAARAPSGTNIQPWQVIVLTGEMLQKLGQELSQLALSGVKGEREYSYYPLQWREPYISRRQKISLDLYKSLGIQKGDQEKMIRHRARNFSFFGAPVGLLFTMDQDMEIGSWLDLGMFMQTIMLVARGFGLDTCPQAAFADYHKQIRISLSVPSERRIICGMALGYRDENAPENNFDTEREPIENFVRFVNSCP; this comes from the coding sequence ATGACAAACTCTACTGCTGATATCTTTCAATCTGTTTTGTCGCGGAAGTCAATACGAGCTTTTACTGACCGTCCAGTTGAACAGGAAACAATAGAAAAAATCTTAAAATTTGCAGCGCGAGCGCCATCTGGGACGAATATCCAGCCTTGGCAAGTGATTGTGTTAACGGGGGAAATGTTACAAAAATTAGGGCAAGAACTTTCGCAACTCGCACTGTCAGGCGTGAAAGGAGAGCGTGAATATAGTTATTACCCACTTCAATGGCGTGAACCTTATATTTCTCGGCGCCAAAAAATTAGCTTGGATCTTTACAAAAGCCTCGGAATTCAGAAGGGCGATCAGGAAAAAATGATTCGGCACCGTGCGCGGAATTTTTCATTTTTTGGCGCACCTGTTGGGCTTTTATTTACAATGGACCAAGATATGGAAATTGGCAGCTGGCTTGATTTAGGTATGTTCATGCAAACTATTATGCTAGTAGCGCGCGGGTTTGGATTAGACACATGCCCTCAAGCTGCTTTTGCTGATTATCATAAACAAATTCGCATATCTTTATCAGTGCCTTCTGAACGGCGTATTATTTGCGGTATGGCACTTGGTTATCGCGACGAAAATGCTCCAGAAAACAATTTCGACACCGAGCGTGAGCCAATCGAAAATTTTGTACGTTTTGTTAATTCCTGCCCATAG
- a CDS encoding L-serine ammonia-lyase: MFLSVFELFKIGIGPSSSHTMGPMVAANMFLREIVAQNSSWPSHIRVYLHGSLAFTGIGHATDKAVILGLLGQEASILNLDRVETLLEKVKCEKKVRPEGHPAYHFDWQYDLVFERKKILPGHTNGLAFEGLDASGNVLLRRIYYSIGGGFVVTEDELDRVNNSAKSEASAVPYPFDSAHDMLLMAKSSGLSVAEMKRINEETKMERSALDTALDRIFSTMTDCIDRGLSQEGELPGGLRVVRRAKKLHDKLLEDRKKNRIHPLWINDWLSVFAMAVNEENAAGGRVVTAPTNGAAGVVPAVLRYYLQFNNDSDREGVHNFLLTAAAIGGVIKHNASISGAEVGCQGEIGTASSMAAAGLAAALGGTPAQIENAAEIALEHHLGMTCDPVAGLVQIPCIERNAMGAVKAVTAASLALHGSGDHFVSLDVCIETMRQTGRDMSERYKETSEGGLALNVISC, from the coding sequence GTGTTTCTGTCTGTCTTTGAGCTTTTTAAAATTGGTATTGGCCCCTCTAGTTCGCATACAATGGGACCAATGGTGGCCGCTAATATGTTTTTGCGGGAAATTGTAGCGCAAAATTCTTCTTGGCCGTCTCATATTCGTGTTTATCTTCATGGTTCGTTGGCTTTTACAGGAATTGGTCACGCTACGGATAAAGCTGTCATATTAGGGCTTTTAGGCCAGGAGGCCTCTATTCTTAATCTTGATCGCGTAGAAACGCTTTTAGAAAAAGTAAAATGCGAAAAAAAAGTGCGACCAGAAGGCCATCCCGCTTATCATTTTGATTGGCAATATGATCTTGTTTTCGAAAGAAAAAAAATCTTACCGGGACATACCAATGGGCTTGCGTTTGAGGGGCTTGACGCTAGCGGCAACGTTCTTTTAAGGAGAATTTACTATTCTATCGGGGGGGGATTTGTTGTAACTGAAGACGAATTAGATCGCGTGAATAATAGCGCAAAGTCAGAGGCGTCTGCGGTCCCGTATCCTTTTGACTCAGCGCATGATATGTTGTTAATGGCGAAGAGTTCAGGCCTTTCAGTTGCTGAAATGAAGCGTATTAACGAAGAAACAAAGATGGAGCGCTCTGCCCTTGATACTGCGCTCGATAGGATTTTCTCGACCATGACAGACTGTATCGATAGGGGGCTGTCGCAAGAAGGTGAGTTACCAGGTGGGCTTCGTGTTGTAAGGCGCGCTAAAAAACTGCATGATAAACTTTTGGAAGACCGAAAAAAAAATCGCATTCACCCACTTTGGATTAATGATTGGCTTTCTGTGTTCGCCATGGCGGTGAACGAAGAAAATGCAGCGGGTGGTCGCGTTGTCACTGCGCCGACGAATGGTGCTGCCGGTGTTGTGCCCGCTGTTTTACGTTATTATCTCCAATTTAATAATGATTCAGATCGGGAGGGAGTGCATAATTTTTTGTTGACGGCGGCAGCTATTGGTGGCGTTATCAAGCATAACGCTTCTATCTCCGGTGCAGAAGTTGGTTGCCAAGGTGAAATTGGAACAGCATCTTCAATGGCAGCTGCAGGGTTGGCCGCTGCGTTGGGCGGCACACCGGCTCAAATTGAAAATGCGGCTGAAATTGCTCTTGAGCATCATTTAGGGATGACATGTGATCCAGTTGCAGGTCTCGTGCAGATACCTTGTATCGAACGCAACGCAATGGGCGCTGTTAAAGCTGTTACTGCTGCTTCCCTTGCTTTGCATGGTAGTGGGGATCATTTTGTTTCTCTCGATGTTTGTATTGAAACGATGCGTCAGACAGGGCGTGATATGAGTGAGCGCTATAAAGAGACGAGTGAGGGTGGCCTCGCACTCAATGTTATATCTTGTTAA